TTGTCTCCTCAGGTCTCATGTCAAAGCACCTGCAAAAAGCAGCAGTGAACATGATCGGAGACCAGGCCTGCAAAAAGTTCTACCCTGTCCAGATCAGCAGCAGGATGGTGTGTGCTGGTTTCCCACAGGGCACCGTCGACAGCTGTTCAGTGAGTGAGAGCAGCAAACACTGCGGCTGGGACAGAGCAAGTTCGTGCCAAGTCCCCAGGCTATATTCTCTCAGGAGGGCCCTGCctcccccagctcagctgtctgtccatccatcaTGGCTGTTGCCTTTATCCACGTCCATCCTGCATACACCTCGTGCATACACCAACCCATGACAGGTCAGGGAAACACACACAGAGGTAATGCCAAGCAAAGGACCACGGGGATACCTTGGAGCCTATTCCATGATCCTATTGTACCTCCAAACACACTCTTCCACGTTCCAGAACCCCAACCTCACATTGTTCTTTCAGGTACATCACTGAGCAGTCCTCTAGCTTGGAATGTGGCTCCTGGGGAAGTGGGGAGCAGGAGAGCAAATGCCCATGTCCCAGAGAGAAAGAACATCTCAaagctgggggagctgggctgcCTCTGGCTTGATACTGTacccttttcctctctctgcagggcgATGCAGGCGGGCCCCTGGCATGTAAAGAACCCTCAGGGAAGTGGTTTCTAGCAGGAATCACAAGCTGGGGCTATGGCTGTGCCAGGCCATACTTCCCTGGTGTCTACACCAAAGTCACAGCTGTCCAGGGCTGGATTGCGCAGAACCTCAAGCTCTGAAACTGCATTTCACCACTCAGGGAAGGCAACGAATGAGAGGAGTAACTGCCAGAGGAGGCACTAATCCCTCAGCTATTGTACATTTTTGTGATGTTGCAAAGGGGTGAAGATGGCCTTGCAGGTATTAAGCACGTGCCAGTGTTGTGTGACCCGCTGGTTGTGACACACCAGGGCATTTGATAACTGCTTTGCATAGAAAGGTACAAATTCTAGACATTTTCCATAAATAAATGAGGCCTGTCCCAACTTAAGACCTGGCCAAACATCCTACGCATTAAAACATGACCTTTCTAGTTGGAGGGGTGCCCGAAACATCTGGCAGATATTCATGGAGTTTGGCTGACCTCTGCCTATGAGCTGTCATCCCAAAGCCAAGCCAAGAGACTGGTGAACTTCGTCCCAGCCCAAAGTTATGCCCTTGCAGAAGCCTCAGACCTCACTGCCTTGATGGAGCTGTTGTGCTGTGCAGTGGCTTTTGGGAAGGGTGTGCTGCTGTTTTCACTCAGTGCCTGAGAGCTCAGTGATGACCTTCTGGCTCACCATTTGATCCCAAGAGAAGACAGGACTGAAACGCTTGGAGTTCAGACTGCAAAGGCCCTGATCTGTACTAGAGGATCAAGACAGGCTTCTCTACACCCTCCATACACCCCCACCCACCCAACCTCCCCCCAGCTCCTTTTGCACCAGGGAACAGGTGATTAAACTGATTAAGGCATGGTCATACAGACCACTGCTCTGCTTAAGCTAGGTGGGAAAAATTCAAAGTGCTGACATAGGGTGCAAGGATATAACTCCTTCAGTAGGAGGTGAGGTCCCACCAGCCAGCATATGACAGGCAGACAACTTTgttcataagaaaaaaactgcTGAGCTCATGTGCCAAGTCTTGGGCAGACTTAGACATCTCCCCATAGATTCAGCCACCAAAACTGAACGGCTGCTTGTACCCCAGACCCCTTCCTCATTTTTGGTGCTTAAGCTCTGCATCTGGGCATAGCAAGAGGTTTCTTCTGTCTCAACCCAGCTGGCAGTGAGATCCACCACCTTCCCAGCCAGAGCACCAGCAAGGTGGGAGACCTGGCTTCCAGGCATGGCTGAGCCCCACACGGGTTCAGATCCATGGCTGCAACACTTGTGGGATGGTCTCATGAatgaagtgggatgggactgctgcaCAGCCAGTGCCACAAAATTCATACAGccataaataaaagtaaaaaggcCCCTAAGCAAACACGGCTGAAAGCACTTTATTTTCAAGTAGTCATTCTGACAATCTGGAAGGGAAACTCCAGTTTCAGCAAGTTCAAATACCCAATTATCTCCTCACTTTAGCTTGTGTAAGAACACTTTAGTCCCTTTATAGAAGCCACCACATTGGGAGATTAAATAAAATCAGGTTCTGGCACATCCCTTTGAATGTCCCAGCAGGTATGGAGACAACATCCTTCATCTGTCTCCATGTCCCAGCAAACAGTGAAATCTTTTATAAAATGCAGATCTCCAAAAGGAGGGATTTCAAAAAACCTCTCTCTAGAGACCCAGGCACTGTTAATCTCCAACGCTCTCCTCTTGCAGCTGCTGTACCCACTGCTGACTATACAGCATAAACCCAGCTATTCAGGAGAGCTGTGTAATACAGAGTTGAGCACCAAAGCAGACCCACAGTTCTCTGTTGCAGACATGCACCTCCCTCAAAAAAATGATGCCTAGAAGGTAGGCTCCAAGATGGAAGGTCTGTGCCAGAGCCAAACCAGAAGTCAGAGAGTATCACAGCAACACAACGCATTTTATTCTATAAAGAAATGAACCCGAGTACTTtattctgtaaagaaattaagCCATCCACTTCCCAACCCTGTCCATCcccccagctgtgctggcacaacTATTTGCAAGGCTGTGCTGCAACTCGTTCCCCAACACTGTGCTTGTGCTAAGTCAAAGCCTATGAGCCCAAAGTGAGCCCCACACAGAGATACACAGATACAAGGGAAGAAAGAGTCCAGGTGGCATGTGGAGAATATTATGGCAGCTTTCTACTGATGAAAAAGGACTGGGTAACTACCTGATGGCTGGGTCCATGCTGGAATCCCGGGCAAAGGGACTGTGTTGCTGGCTTGGCTTGGCCCCTCTTTTCCACAGAAGGCTCCTTGCCTCTCGCAGCCCTTTCAGCAGGGATTTATCAAGTGCTATAATGCCTTGGCCAGTCTGGACGGTTGGGAAGGGCAAGAAGTAAATCAAGCAGCTCATGGTGGCTCtcaaggctggaaaaaaaatcactcgCTCCTGGGGCTGGTGCTAATAAAGGCCAATGGATGCAAAAGGTTTAGCGAGGGTTTATTGCTCTGCCAcggcaggggctgggaaggcagcaggattCACCCCCAACCACCTGGACTGGCCGCTCGTCCCTTCCCCACATGGTCCCTCCTGGCCCGGAACGCATCATCACATGTTGGCTCTCTCCCGCTGCAGCCGGGAATTGTAGGCTCGGGAAACCGTGTTCCAGGAGTCCATGTACCGGTCCATGCACATGGCGATGCACTTCTGCGGGACACAAAAGCCTCAGCGGCCGCCCCGGGCGCGGACACCGCGGGTCCGCGGTTCTCCCGCCCGCCCTCACCTGCTCCGAGTTGTCCAGGGAGCCGCCGGGCTTCCCGATGCACTTCCGAAAGCACTTGTCCGTCATGCGCTGCGGAGAGAGCCCGTGAGCGGCACCGCGGCCCGGGGGCTCCGGCCGCGAGGGGAGCgggacggggacggggacggggacggggaCCGAGCCagccccccgcgcccgccgcccctccTGACCTGCAAGAGCTCCTGCGCGTTGGCCACGGCGATCTGCACCTTCACCTGCTCCATGATGAGCCCCGGGTCCAGCttccccccgccgccgcccccggaGCCGAAGTCGGAGCCGAAGCCGCTCTCCATGCCCTCAGTGCCCGCGCAGCCGGCGAAATGGCGGCGCCCGGACTGCGGCTCCCGGCGGGCCCCGCGCCGGGCGGGGCCGAACCGAGCGGGGCCGCACCGAGCGGGGCCGAACCGAGCGCGCCGGCGGCGCCTCAGCGGGGCCGAACCGAGCGGAGCCGAACCGAGCGGGACTGAATTGTGCGGGGCCGAACCGAGCGGGGCCGAACCGAGCGGGGCCGAACCGAGCGCGCCGGCGGCGCCTCAGCGGGGCCGCGGGGACCGTGTGCCCAGCGCGGGTGTCACCGCCGGCCCCGACCCCGGCCAGCTCCGAAGGgactccccagggcagggtcGGGCCGGGCCCGAGTCAGACACAGCGTTCGAGTCCCGGCGTTCAGCGCAGCCCCACGGAGGGGCGAGGGGAAGGGGCTTTAAACCGGCAGCATCAGAGAGACGAAGGCTGCCCTGCGGCGGAACACCAGcgggctgagctgggctcccCGCAGAAAGCAGCTCCTCGGCGGGTTCTCTCTGGAATTCACCCTTCCAGGCGATGACGATCGTTTCCTCTGCCTGACGTGACTCGGGGGAGAGGCTTGTGCCCTTAATTCTGCCTCAATTCCATTGCGGTCTCCTCCGTTAAGTAAGAACGCCCTGGAACGCGGTAGAAGCAAATGGGAGACGACACCACGGGGGCAAGATGTGATGTGAGGGAAAGAGTTGGTGTGAGAGAAGGAACTGACAGCAGAGCTAAAGCCCAAACTGCTCTCGTCTTCACTAGCTAGAGCCCACACGCAGGGTACTGCAAACCGTGTCATCCTGTCTGTCGATCTGTCCACTTCAAACAGAAGGCATTCCGACACCTCCCAGGAGCACCATCAGCCAGCGCTAACGATGGGGCAGCCGCCTAAGGTACAGTTTTATCAGCACGGACTGGAAAGTGGGCTGGAAGCTCCGCGGCAACGCTCCTGCCCATCCTAAGAATCCACCCCAGCCAGAGGCCGGTATCTGCTCTCATTCTCACGTCAGGATCAAGCAGGTTAAATGGAAAAACGCCTTCAGTGCAAGGGTGATAAGAAGGGGATggtttcctgctccagctcctgatactcttcctgctgtttttg
The window above is part of the Pseudopipra pipra isolate bDixPip1 chromosome 27, bDixPip1.hap1, whole genome shotgun sequence genome. Proteins encoded here:
- the TIMM13 gene encoding mitochondrial import inner membrane translocase subunit Tim13, whose translation is MESGFGSDFGSGGGGGGKLDPGLIMEQVKVQIAVANAQELLQRMTDKCFRKCIGKPGGSLDNSEQKCIAMCMDRYMDSWNTVSRAYNSRLQRERANM